From a single Desulfonatronum thioautotrophicum genomic region:
- a CDS encoding PPC domain-containing DNA-binding protein, protein MEYKRFDTKLLVRLDPGDELVASLIDICKKEDIRLGVISGIGAVNNVTVGLFKTATKEYHSVTLEGDYEITCLTGNVSRMGGEVYLHLHATLSDIEHKAYGGHLNKAVVSATAEIWIDVVNGEIDREFSDTIGLNILKY, encoded by the coding sequence ATGGAGTACAAACGATTTGACACAAAGTTGTTGGTCAGGCTTGATCCCGGCGATGAACTCGTCGCATCCCTGATTGATATTTGCAAAAAGGAGGACATCCGGCTGGGTGTTATTTCCGGCATCGGCGCCGTCAACAACGTCACCGTCGGCCTGTTCAAGACCGCGACCAAGGAGTATCACTCCGTCACGCTGGAAGGCGATTACGAGATAACCTGCCTGACAGGCAATGTGTCCCGAATGGGCGGCGAGGTGTACCTGCACTTGCACGCCACCCTCTCGGACATCGAGCACAAGGCCTATGGTGGGCACCTGAACAAGGCCGTGGTGAGCGCCACGGCGGAAATCTGGATAGATGTCGTCAACGGTGAGATCGACCGGGAATTCAGCGATACAATCGGGCTGAACATACTCAAATACTGA
- a CDS encoding type II toxin-antitoxin system PemK/MazF family toxin: MAGVLRGDIVWADLNPTLGHEQAGLRPVLILSDDIFNAHSGTVITITLTSQPQRAGFPLTLELGSAKLPKRSWAKISQIRTLSVQRVKEKIGKASPEELDMIVDGLNELIGSQQNPWPCR; the protein is encoded by the coding sequence TTGTCTGGGCGGATCTCAATCCGACACTCGGCCACGAGCAAGCCGGACTGCGTCCCGTCCTGATCCTGAGCGACGACATCTTCAATGCGCACTCAGGCACGGTCATCACCATCACACTCACCAGCCAGCCCCAGCGCGCCGGGTTCCCTCTGACTCTCGAACTCGGAAGTGCGAAGCTCCCCAAGCGGTCGTGGGCAAAAATCAGCCAGATCAGAACGCTCTCGGTCCAGCGTGTCAAAGAGAAGATCGGCAAGGCCTCCCCTGAAGAGCTGGATATGATTGTGGACGGACTCAATGAGCTGATCGGAAGCCAGCAAAACCCTTGGCCATGCCGCTGA